In one Bacteroides intestinalis DSM 17393 genomic region, the following are encoded:
- a CDS encoding alpha-L-rhamnosidase, which translates to MKRILSVFFFISLFHLSLLAGSIGKLNVLRCEYLVAPLGIDVPSPRLSWQLPVDVDVQEAYQVIVGTDSVRVAQGMGDSWNSGKQTISNVLAVYAGQKLQPYTRYYWKVCVWDSNKMYTSDVTYFETGVMDEHNWKGNWISDTHNIHLKPAAYFRKEWDAKRTIREARAYIAVAGLYELYINGSRVGDHRLDPAYTRFDRRTLYLTHDVTQLLKQGNNAIGVLLGNGWYNHQSTAVWNFDQAPWRGRPKFCMDIRVVYDDGKVEFISTGQDWKTSLSPVIFNSIYTAEHYDARLEQPDWNTPGFDDKKWKNASCTSAPSPLIVSQQMHPIRDVEMLRPAKMIKLSDSIYLFDLGRNIAGVSQLTIKGKPGTEVRLKHSERIGENNRADMSNIDYHYRPTDDSDPFQTDIFILSGMGEETFRARFNYKGFQYVEVTSSEPVELTDNSLKAYFMHSDVPVAGRISSSDELLNKIWKATNAAYLSNLFGYPTDCPQREKNGWTGDAHIAIETGLYNYDGITVYEKWMADHQDEQAPNGVLPAIIPTAGWGYHWGNGVDWTSTVAIIPWNIYLFYGDKHLLESMYDNIRRYVDYLNYTYPSGITDWGLGDWIPIKSHSSKELTSSIYYYVDTDILAKAARILNKQQDYEKYSALAQKIKNSINARFLNEGTGIYCGGSQTELSAPLYWGIVPEHLKELVAHNLAEKVSKDGSMDVGLLGSKTILNALSANGYADLAYQLASKETYPSWGWWIKNGATTLYENWRIDGKKDISLNHIMFGEISAWYYKALGGLYPDSSMPGFKHIMLRPNFVAGLDAFEASHISPYGEIVSSWKKNRGKVQYTITIPSNSSATLYLKKSCRIKCKEIEATTLSAMREKGNGIELLTGTYHFEIKTK; encoded by the coding sequence ATGAAACGAATCTTATCAGTATTCTTTTTTATTTCATTATTTCATCTATCATTATTAGCCGGATCAATAGGGAAGCTTAATGTTCTTCGCTGTGAATATTTAGTTGCCCCGTTAGGAATAGATGTGCCTTCTCCGCGTTTGAGCTGGCAATTGCCAGTTGATGTTGATGTTCAGGAAGCCTATCAGGTTATTGTAGGCACAGATTCCGTTCGGGTTGCTCAGGGGATGGGTGATAGCTGGAACTCCGGTAAACAGACTATATCAAATGTTCTGGCTGTTTATGCCGGACAAAAACTTCAACCTTATACACGATATTACTGGAAGGTGTGTGTCTGGGATAGTAATAAGATGTATACAAGTGACGTAACTTACTTTGAAACCGGAGTAATGGATGAACACAACTGGAAGGGTAACTGGATATCAGATACCCATAATATACATCTGAAGCCCGCTGCATATTTTAGAAAAGAATGGGATGCAAAACGTACTATTCGGGAAGCCCGTGCATACATTGCTGTTGCCGGATTATATGAACTTTATATTAATGGCTCACGGGTTGGAGATCATCGTCTGGACCCTGCATATACTCGCTTTGATAGACGTACTTTATATTTGACACACGATGTAACGCAACTATTGAAGCAAGGAAATAATGCCATTGGTGTACTGTTGGGAAATGGCTGGTACAATCACCAGTCTACTGCTGTGTGGAACTTCGATCAGGCGCCTTGGCGTGGCAGGCCTAAATTCTGTATGGATATCCGTGTGGTATATGACGACGGAAAGGTAGAATTTATTTCTACTGGTCAAGACTGGAAAACCTCTTTGAGTCCGGTTATTTTCAATAGTATTTATACTGCTGAACACTATGATGCACGGTTGGAACAACCTGATTGGAACACTCCGGGATTTGATGATAAGAAATGGAAAAATGCAAGTTGCACTTCCGCTCCGTCACCTCTGATTGTGTCGCAGCAGATGCATCCTATCCGGGACGTGGAGATGCTCCGTCCGGCAAAGATGATTAAACTTTCCGATTCTATTTATTTATTTGACTTGGGCAGGAATATAGCAGGTGTCAGCCAATTGACAATCAAAGGAAAACCTGGTACGGAAGTTCGTTTGAAGCATTCTGAGAGAATCGGAGAAAATAATAGAGCAGATATGTCTAATATTGATTATCACTATCGCCCTACAGATGATTCAGATCCTTTTCAAACGGATATCTTTATTCTGAGTGGTATGGGAGAAGAAACATTTCGTGCCCGTTTTAATTATAAAGGTTTTCAGTATGTTGAAGTAACAAGTAGCGAGCCGGTTGAACTGACTGATAATAGCTTGAAAGCCTACTTCATGCACAGTGATGTTCCTGTTGCCGGCAGAATCTCATCATCTGATGAATTATTGAATAAGATATGGAAGGCGACGAATGCTGCATACCTGTCAAACTTATTTGGCTATCCTACGGACTGCCCCCAACGGGAGAAGAATGGGTGGACGGGAGATGCCCATATTGCTATCGAGACCGGACTTTATAATTATGATGGCATCACGGTCTATGAAAAATGGATGGCCGACCACCAAGATGAACAAGCCCCTAACGGAGTGCTCCCTGCCATTATTCCTACTGCCGGATGGGGGTATCATTGGGGGAATGGTGTTGACTGGACAAGTACGGTGGCTATTATTCCCTGGAATATTTACCTGTTCTATGGAGACAAACATTTGCTTGAATCTATGTATGACAATATCAGAAGATATGTGGATTATCTGAATTATACATACCCTTCGGGCATCACGGACTGGGGATTAGGAGATTGGATTCCTATAAAGTCACATTCCTCCAAAGAGCTGACTTCATCCATCTATTATTATGTCGATACGGATATTCTGGCTAAAGCAGCCAGAATATTGAACAAACAACAAGATTATGAAAAGTATTCTGCTTTAGCGCAAAAAATAAAGAATAGCATCAATGCCCGCTTTCTGAATGAGGGAACAGGTATTTATTGTGGTGGAAGTCAGACAGAGTTAAGCGCACCACTCTATTGGGGAATAGTCCCTGAACATCTGAAAGAATTGGTGGCTCATAACTTAGCAGAGAAAGTGAGTAAAGACGGCAGTATGGATGTAGGCTTACTGGGTAGTAAAACTATTCTGAATGCTTTGAGTGCGAATGGATATGCAGATTTGGCTTATCAACTTGCTTCTAAAGAGACCTATCCGTCCTGGGGCTGGTGGATAAAGAATGGAGCAACTACTCTTTATGAGAATTGGCGTATTGATGGGAAAAAAGATATTTCATTAAACCACATCATGTTTGGAGAAATCAGTGCTTGGTATTATAAAGCATTGGGAGGACTTTACCCTGATTCTTCAATGCCCGGCTTCAAACATATTATGTTAAGACCCAATTTTGTAGCAGGTTTGGATGCTTTTGAGGCAAGTCATATTTCCCCTTATGGAGAAATAGTTTCATCATGGAAAAAGAACAGGGGTAAGGTGCAATATACGATTACTATTCCTTCAAACAGTTCTGCTACCTTATATCTAAAGAAGTCTTGTAGAATAAAATGTAAAGAGATAGAAGCTACTACTTTATCTGCCATGCGCGAGAAAGGAAATGGCATCGAATTGCTAACCGGTACCTATCATTTTGAAATTAAAACTAAATAA
- a CDS encoding glycoside hydrolase family 28 protein, with product MNNTITWGLFCFCLFFMACTNKEQNSSEPITDKYAIHTDGKTLTTTGLQKAIDDCARQGGGVVSLPAGKYLTGTLVLKKNVTLNLEKGATILGSKNIADYPNKGRRKALVFAERADNISITGEGEIDGNGSAFNKGNDAPNRPTLVLLLDCNKVYVNGVKLSNSGFWTFRFVRCDGVDISKVYVEGHANWNNDGFDIESRNVTITDCVVDTDDDAICFKSEDPDYVVENVTVKNCDLSSNCNFIKFGTASAGGFRNIRVSDCTLHKCSRSLLRFWEKRVPGVSDPITGIAGMALEVVDGGFMEDVVISDLTMEDVQTPLFIRLGRRKTSEKSYLKDVLIKNITASSASYVASSITGVPGLRVDNVEIRDIDFKLKGGGKVSDTMVEVPEVEKAYPENRMFGMMLPAYGVYIRHADNIRFINMKLSTIGDKEERHAVVAEDVNGLEITDSALQSPDSELSVIRLKDCKNVKVPE from the coding sequence ATGAATAATACTATAACATGGGGACTGTTTTGCTTCTGTTTATTCTTTATGGCTTGTACCAATAAAGAACAGAATAGTTCGGAACCTATAACAGACAAATACGCGATTCATACGGATGGGAAGACCTTAACTACTACTGGTCTTCAAAAAGCGATTGATGACTGTGCCAGACAAGGGGGAGGCGTTGTATCTTTACCCGCCGGAAAGTATCTGACCGGAACACTGGTGTTGAAGAAGAATGTTACTTTAAATCTGGAGAAAGGTGCTACGATTCTGGGTAGTAAGAATATTGCTGATTATCCTAATAAAGGAAGACGCAAAGCTCTGGTTTTTGCAGAAAGAGCAGACAATATTTCAATTACAGGTGAGGGAGAGATAGATGGTAATGGATCGGCTTTTAATAAAGGAAATGATGCTCCGAACCGTCCCACTCTGGTACTCCTGCTCGATTGTAATAAGGTTTATGTAAATGGAGTAAAATTATCAAACTCTGGGTTTTGGACATTCCGTTTTGTGCGTTGTGATGGGGTTGATATCAGTAAAGTGTATGTGGAAGGACATGCGAACTGGAATAATGATGGCTTTGATATTGAGAGCCGGAATGTTACTATCACAGATTGTGTAGTTGATACAGATGATGATGCCATCTGTTTCAAGAGTGAAGACCCGGATTATGTGGTCGAGAATGTTACAGTGAAGAATTGTGACCTGTCTTCTAACTGTAATTTTATTAAATTTGGTACTGCCAGTGCCGGAGGATTTCGCAATATCCGGGTTTCTGATTGCACTCTTCATAAATGTAGCAGATCTTTGCTTCGTTTTTGGGAAAAACGTGTTCCGGGAGTTTCTGATCCGATTACTGGTATAGCGGGTATGGCCCTTGAAGTGGTTGACGGTGGTTTTATGGAAGATGTTGTCATTTCTGATTTGACGATGGAAGATGTGCAGACACCCCTATTTATTCGCTTGGGTAGACGTAAAACTTCAGAGAAATCTTATCTGAAGGATGTATTGATAAAGAATATCACAGCAAGTTCTGCCAGTTATGTTGCAAGTTCCATTACAGGTGTTCCCGGACTTCGTGTTGACAATGTGGAGATTCGTGATATAGACTTTAAGTTGAAAGGTGGAGGAAAAGTTTCGGATACGATGGTAGAAGTACCGGAGGTTGAAAAAGCCTATCCTGAGAATCGAATGTTCGGCATGATGTTACCTGCTTATGGAGTTTATATACGACATGCTGACAATATTCGTTTTATAAATATGAAGCTCTCAACCATTGGTGATAAAGAAGAACGGCATGCGGTTGTTGCTGAAGATGTAAACGGACTTGAAATTACCGACTCTGCATTGCAATCTCCGGATAGTGAACTCTCTGTGATTCGCTTGAAAGATTGTAAGAATGTGAAAGTGCCCGAATAA
- a CDS encoding SusC/RagA family TonB-linked outer membrane protein, giving the protein MRNKLNVQKKMILRHYWLKDIMPLSKKSILMATLLSLGLVTTADVYAAKDNQTHIGEVVASTQGVMQTAKKLTGKVVDAKGESIIGATIKVKGTTQGAISDIDGNFNLPVDVSNPTIEISFVGYQTKTMKATAGAPLVITLEEDTQLLDEVVVVGYGTQKRMTMSSAVATVQGDKIKAPVANVSNQLGGQIPGIITRQTSGEPGKDAATVLLRGNKPLVLVDGIERPWEKVNQADIESISVLKDAAAVAPYGLKGANGVILINTKRGKEGKVTLTYDGSVGFQTPMNTPDFLNAYDALTLYNEALRMDGRDKEVYGDDLLQKYKDGTDDRYKNTDWMDEYMKTTTTTRHNVSLSGGNKFINAFASFGYMYQGSMMGKDTGYDRFNLRSNVDFHPIDITKVSVDINLAYDTKKSHYYDGKKMMEDLYRLCAPTVPNMVGGKPAMQGGGSSMYMGVHDGADKTYNNNFQNITVSLDQQLPFLKGLSAKALFSYDRQIYDAKEWQYPFTAYAYNDAGEIEEQQGGEAKPSLNITNKQWTYYTIQAHLNYERRFGKHEVGVLGVFERRWGNTVETKAGRKNYDFMIPELNMGSPVAEFISNSGTTTRFGQQGYVMRLNYNYAQKYMLELAGRYDQTYQYAPDRRSAFFPSVSLGWRLSEESFIKDNFSFINNLKLRASYGKSGNPVGDAFSYLSQYKIENGAVFGKNPTQLQSLVEGAEPNIFLTWETVWKANIGLDINFWNDLLIAEFDVYRDKRTDKILSPNAIVSSEYGIGLAKENAGEDERYGFDAALSSHYTFNCGLKMSNSVSFGFTRDKQIEIREAPGTKNNPRKRKTGQPSGRTWGYKAAGLFKDQADIDNWAYQKGVLPGDIKYVDINGDGKIDSEDQVIIGFNETPEVMWGYNLRLEYKNFDFSMFIQGAGGSDYYLGSNGDRNVRYPFKDAIHPRREHLDSWTEANPNPNAKYPRLSASIRNQNYETSSYWMVNTAYVKLKSLQIGYTFKPQLLKKAKMQSLRLYADFYNLWTIYSKMPDDFDVENQAFNSYPQQIISSFGVSVTF; this is encoded by the coding sequence ATGCGAAACAAACTCAATGTCCAAAAGAAAATGATTCTTAGGCATTACTGGCTGAAAGATATCATGCCACTTTCTAAGAAATCCATTTTAATGGCGACACTTTTGTCGCTTGGCTTAGTTACAACTGCTGACGTTTATGCTGCTAAAGACAATCAGACACACATCGGTGAAGTTGTGGCAAGTACTCAAGGTGTTATGCAAACTGCTAAAAAACTAACAGGAAAAGTAGTGGATGCAAAAGGTGAGTCTATCATTGGTGCAACAATTAAAGTGAAAGGAACCACGCAGGGTGCTATCTCTGATATTGACGGTAACTTTAATTTGCCTGTTGATGTTTCTAATCCCACAATAGAAATCTCATTTGTTGGTTATCAAACCAAAACAATGAAGGCTACGGCTGGAGCACCTCTGGTTATTACTTTAGAGGAAGACACCCAATTACTTGATGAGGTGGTGGTGGTTGGTTACGGTACCCAGAAGCGTATGACAATGAGCTCGGCTGTTGCCACCGTACAGGGGGATAAGATTAAGGCTCCTGTTGCTAATGTGTCCAATCAGTTGGGAGGACAGATACCGGGTATTATTACCCGTCAGACTTCCGGTGAGCCGGGAAAAGATGCAGCGACTGTGTTGTTGCGTGGTAATAAACCGCTGGTTCTGGTCGATGGTATCGAACGCCCGTGGGAAAAAGTAAACCAGGCTGATATTGAATCTATTTCTGTTCTGAAGGATGCTGCTGCGGTTGCTCCTTACGGTTTGAAAGGGGCCAATGGTGTAATCCTGATTAATACGAAACGAGGAAAAGAAGGTAAAGTAACCTTGACTTATGATGGTTCGGTTGGTTTTCAGACTCCGATGAATACTCCTGATTTCCTGAATGCTTATGATGCATTGACCTTATATAATGAAGCGTTGAGAATGGATGGACGTGACAAAGAAGTATATGGTGATGATCTGTTGCAGAAGTATAAGGATGGTACTGACGACCGTTACAAAAATACAGACTGGATGGATGAGTACATGAAGACTACCACTACTACTCGTCACAATGTCTCTCTGAGTGGTGGTAATAAGTTTATCAATGCGTTCGCCTCTTTCGGATATATGTATCAGGGCAGTATGATGGGTAAAGACACCGGATATGACAGATTTAATCTCCGTTCTAATGTTGATTTCCATCCGATAGACATTACTAAAGTGAGTGTTGATATTAATTTAGCCTACGATACTAAAAAGAGCCATTATTATGATGGCAAAAAGATGATGGAAGACTTGTATCGTTTGTGTGCTCCGACAGTCCCCAATATGGTTGGCGGAAAACCAGCCATGCAGGGTGGTGGTTCCAGTATGTATATGGGAGTGCATGATGGAGCTGATAAGACATACAATAATAACTTTCAGAATATAACAGTTTCTTTAGATCAGCAATTGCCATTTCTGAAAGGTTTGTCTGCAAAAGCTTTATTCAGTTACGACCGTCAGATTTATGATGCAAAAGAATGGCAATATCCTTTCACGGCTTATGCCTATAATGATGCTGGTGAAATTGAAGAACAACAAGGTGGTGAAGCGAAACCGTCTCTTAACATCACAAATAAGCAATGGACTTATTATACTATTCAGGCTCATTTGAATTATGAAAGAAGATTTGGTAAGCATGAGGTTGGTGTATTAGGTGTATTTGAAAGGAGATGGGGTAATACGGTAGAAACCAAAGCCGGTAGAAAGAACTATGATTTTATGATTCCGGAATTGAATATGGGTAGTCCGGTTGCGGAATTTATCAGCAACTCCGGTACCACCACCCGCTTTGGTCAACAGGGGTATGTTATGCGTCTGAACTATAACTATGCCCAGAAGTATATGCTTGAATTGGCAGGACGTTATGACCAGACTTACCAATATGCTCCTGACCGTAGAAGTGCATTTTTCCCTTCCGTATCTTTGGGTTGGAGACTTTCTGAGGAATCATTTATAAAAGATAATTTCTCATTTATCAATAACTTAAAGTTGAGAGCTTCTTATGGTAAATCTGGTAATCCTGTCGGTGATGCATTTTCTTATCTTTCACAATATAAAATTGAAAATGGTGCAGTGTTCGGCAAAAACCCTACCCAATTGCAGAGTTTGGTGGAGGGGGCTGAACCTAATATTTTCCTGACTTGGGAAACAGTCTGGAAAGCTAATATAGGTTTAGACATAAATTTTTGGAATGATTTGTTGATTGCTGAGTTTGATGTATACCGGGATAAGCGCACGGATAAAATTTTGAGTCCGAATGCGATCGTATCTTCTGAATATGGCATTGGCCTGGCTAAAGAAAATGCTGGTGAAGATGAAAGGTATGGTTTTGATGCAGCATTGAGTAGCCATTATACTTTCAATTGTGGATTAAAGATGTCTAATTCGGTTTCTTTCGGGTTTACTCGTGATAAGCAGATTGAGATTCGTGAAGCTCCCGGAACCAAGAATAATCCAAGAAAGCGTAAGACCGGGCAACCGAGTGGACGCACATGGGGATATAAAGCTGCCGGATTATTTAAGGATCAGGCAGATATTGATAACTGGGCTTATCAGAAGGGCGTATTGCCTGGTGATATCAAGTATGTGGATATCAATGGTGATGGTAAGATTGATAGTGAAGACCAGGTTATTATTGGTTTCAACGAGACTCCTGAAGTGATGTGGGGGTATAACCTTCGTTTGGAATATAAGAACTTCGATTTCAGTATGTTCATTCAGGGAGCTGGTGGTTCTGACTATTATTTGGGTAGCAATGGAGACCGTAATGTTCGTTATCCATTCAAGGATGCCATTCATCCACGCCGTGAACACTTGGATTCATGGACAGAAGCTAATCCGAATCCAAATGCAAAATATCCGCGTTTGTCTGCCTCTATCCGTAACCAGAACTATGAAACATCCTCTTACTGGATGGTAAATACTGCTTATGTGAAACTAAAATCATTGCAGATTGGCTATACTTTTAAACCGCAATTACTGAAGAAAGCCAAGATGCAGAGTTTACGTTTATATGCTGATTTCTATAATTTGTGGACCATTTATAGCAAAATGCCTGACGACTTTGACGTTGAAAACCAAGCTTTCAACTCATATCCACAACAGATTATCAGCTCTTTTGGTGTAAGTGTAACCTTTTAA
- a CDS encoding RagB/SusD family nutrient uptake outer membrane protein, with the protein MKKIIYGILCSILLLNASCTDFMDNIKPTNSVTDEGIWLTESSAMLFMSKVYRDLDGPYYSVNGLNDHAVDILFTDDCIQIGEKASNQWNLFDFNASSAPIDRWGNRYSSIRRANIALKNLPDSPLPANVKERLMGDSYFLRAMFYLELFRYYGAAILIDKPLDRNTDDIFLARATPEATLQFIISDFQNAADRLPVTVPDDELGRATKGAALGMMAATYLYAAGIIDSKYYADAAKTARVLVSGDLKGTYSLYQNGFAEMFYEDNEHNSEVIFDIQFAYPYRWSSAQTVLAPPEPGTPAEYGWSKDHPTASLADEFEMATGEPFDWNNPEHAAAPYENRDKRFYATLHYNGKPWKNKILYTAQNTPGNLNLKENPNGMYSAGKPSCTKTGYYIGKYMNQDVLCGYDNRGRGVGGGHNFIVLRYAEILLTLAEAENEVNGPTAEVYGAINEIRARAGQPALPAGLDKSEMRKRIRHERRIELALEGKRWFDIQRWKIGEEVLNKDAQGCLVTYIKRADGEIVPTYETVFVCKKTFMAPRDYLLPIPQSARDKNPNLDQNPLW; encoded by the coding sequence ATGAAAAAAATAATATATGGTATCCTTTGTTCCATACTTTTGTTGAATGCTTCGTGCACGGATTTTATGGACAATATAAAACCAACGAATTCTGTTACCGATGAAGGTATCTGGTTGACAGAGTCAAGTGCTATGCTGTTTATGAGTAAAGTTTACAGAGACTTGGATGGACCTTATTATAGCGTAAATGGCTTGAACGACCATGCTGTCGATATCCTGTTTACGGATGATTGTATCCAGATTGGTGAGAAGGCGTCTAATCAATGGAATTTGTTTGACTTCAATGCTTCTTCTGCTCCGATTGACAGATGGGGTAATCGTTATTCTTCTATTCGTAGAGCTAACATTGCTTTGAAGAACTTGCCGGACTCTCCGCTACCTGCTAATGTGAAAGAACGCTTGATGGGAGATTCGTACTTTCTGCGTGCGATGTTCTATCTGGAATTATTCCGTTATTATGGAGCGGCTATACTGATTGACAAACCGCTTGATCGCAATACGGATGATATTTTCCTAGCTCGTGCTACACCGGAGGCTACATTGCAGTTCATTATTTCTGATTTCCAGAATGCTGCCGATCGTTTACCGGTGACGGTACCTGATGACGAGTTAGGGCGTGCGACTAAGGGAGCTGCGTTGGGCATGATGGCGGCCACTTATTTATATGCAGCCGGAATCATAGATTCCAAATATTATGCAGATGCGGCTAAAACTGCCCGTGTTTTAGTTAGTGGTGATCTGAAAGGTACTTATTCTTTGTACCAGAACGGGTTTGCTGAGATGTTTTATGAGGATAATGAACACAATAGTGAAGTTATTTTTGATATCCAGTTTGCATATCCGTATAGATGGTCGAGTGCACAGACTGTTTTGGCTCCGCCTGAGCCCGGCACACCGGCTGAATATGGATGGAGCAAAGACCACCCGACTGCAAGTCTGGCTGATGAATTTGAAATGGCTACCGGTGAACCTTTTGATTGGAATAATCCGGAACATGCCGCAGCTCCTTATGAGAATCGTGACAAGCGCTTCTATGCAACTCTCCATTACAATGGAAAACCTTGGAAAAACAAGATATTGTATACAGCCCAGAATACTCCGGGCAATCTGAATCTGAAGGAGAACCCCAACGGAATGTATAGTGCTGGTAAACCTTCATGCACAAAAACCGGGTATTACATTGGGAAATACATGAATCAGGATGTGCTATGCGGCTATGATAATCGTGGGCGTGGTGTAGGCGGCGGACATAACTTTATCGTTTTGCGTTATGCGGAAATATTGTTGACTTTGGCCGAGGCAGAGAACGAAGTGAATGGACCGACTGCTGAAGTATATGGTGCAATAAATGAAATACGTGCCCGTGCCGGACAACCTGCACTTCCTGCAGGCTTGGACAAAAGTGAAATGAGAAAACGTATTCGTCATGAACGTCGTATAGAACTGGCTCTTGAGGGTAAAAGATGGTTTGATATTCAGCGGTGGAAGATTGGTGAGGAAGTGTTGAATAAGGATGCGCAAGGTTGCCTTGTGACTTATATAAAACGAGCTGATGGAGAAATTGTGCCTACTTATGAAACGGTATTCGTATGTAAAAAGACGTTCATGGCTCCTCGCGATTATTTGCTGCCGATTCCACAGTCTGCACGTGACAAGAATCCTAATTTGGATCAGAATCCTTTGTGGTAA